The proteins below come from a single Psychrobacter sp. PL19 genomic window:
- a CDS encoding DUF2147 domain-containing protein, producing the protein MKLFTKTTLAIAGISMATMAFAADPLANTTWQTFDEGKPKGLVKITEANGVLTGKLVAAMTEKGKQYVGMTIISGLKSDGNGKYSGGTITDPAKDKTYRMTANLSGNTLDLKGYIGPFSRSQTWKKK; encoded by the coding sequence ATGAAATTATTTACAAAAACTACGTTAGCAATCGCTGGTATCAGTATGGCTACAATGGCATTTGCTGCAGATCCATTAGCAAATACTACTTGGCAAACTTTTGACGAAGGCAAGCCAAAAGGTTTGGTGAAAATCACTGAAGCGAACGGTGTCTTGACTGGCAAGCTGGTTGCCGCTATGACAGAAAAAGGCAAACAATATGTTGGTATGACTATTATTTCTGGTCTTAAGTCCGACGGCAATGGCAAATATAGTGGTGGCACGATTACAGATCCTGCAAAAGACAAAACCTATCGCATGACTGCAAATTTAAGTGGTAATACACTGGATCTAAAAGGTTATATCGGTCCATTCTCACGTAGCCAAACGTGGAAAAAGAAATAA